The Pyrodictium delaneyi genome contains a region encoding:
- the hemB gene encoding porphobilinogen synthase, translating to MPLFPELRPRRLRLTKSIRDLVAETTLTVNDLIYPVFVREGISEPEPIDAMPGQYRYPVEKVTDIVSKALELGVKAIILFGIPPAEKKDHMGTPAYDPKGPVPKAVKTIRREFGEEPVIFTDVCICGYTTHGHCGIPVEKRGRKLIDNDSTLKVIARMAVAHAEAGADFVAPSGMMDGMVQAIREELDKEGFTEVGIMSYAVKYASGFYGPFRAAAESAPRFGDRRSYQMDPRNAMEAIKEVILDIEEGADILMVKPALAYLDVIRLVKENFPHYPLAAYNVSGEYSMVKAAAEKGWIDEKLVTLEILTAIKRAGADLILTYHALDVAKWLKEGYNPF from the coding sequence GTGCCCCTCTTCCCCGAGCTACGTCCCCGCCGGCTGCGCTTGACGAAGAGCATAAGGGATCTAGTAGCAGAGACAACACTCACCGTAAACGATCTGATATACCCGGTGTTCGTCCGTGAGGGTATAAGCGAGCCCGAGCCCATAGACGCGATGCCTGGTCAGTACCGTTATCCTGTGGAGAAGGTCACAGACATAGTTTCCAAGGCCCTAGAGCTAGGAGTCAAGGCCATAATACTATTTGGTATACCGCCAGCTGAGAAGAAGGATCATATGGGGACACCAGCCTATGACCCTAAGGGCCCTGTACCAAAGGCAGTTAAGACTATACGCCGCGAGTTCGGCGAAGAGCCAGTAATCTTCACAGACGTTTGCATATGTGGATACACGACCCACGGTCACTGTGGCATACCTGTAGAGAAGCGTGGTAGAAAGCTCATAGACAATGACTCTACACTCAAAGTAATAGCGCGAATGGCGGTGGCACATGCAGAGGCTGGTGCTGACTTCGTAGCACCCTCTGGCATGATGGATGGTATGGTCCAGGCTATACGCGAGGAGTTGGACAAGGAGGGCTTCACAGAAGTCGGCATAATGAGCTACGCTGTTAAGTATGCTAGTGGGTTCTACGGGCCCTTCCGCGCTGCTGCGGAATCAGCGCCAAGGTTTGGAGACAGGAGAAGCTACCAGATGGATCCCAGGAACGCTATGGAGGCGATAAAGGAGGTTATACTAGATATTGAGGAGGGTGCAGACATATTGATGGTTAAGCCGGCTCTAGCCTATCTCGACGTGATAAGGCTAGTCAAGGAGAACTTCCCCCACTATCCTCTAGCAGCGTACAATGTGAGCGGCGAGTACTCAATGGTAAAGGCTGCTGCTGAGAAAGGGTGGATAGACGAGAAGCTAGTAACCCTAGAGATACTCACGGCGATAAAGAGGGCTGGAGCGGACCTAATACTAACATACCATGCACTCGATGTGGCCAAGTGGCTAAAGGAAGGGTACAACCCCTTCTAA
- a CDS encoding RsmB/NOP family class I SAM-dependent RNA methyltransferase, giving the protein MVLPEEVAARILSETVRHRASLRDTATRFFSRNPELDYMKPIVRVLTLGVARNYMLLDKVLESLGYGPPSHSTRWMLARILVYEALSDKLKPTRARKLAPRAGLDADKILELRGAEPQEFVRGLGGVEKLSVLYSFPRWMVEELLGAEIPELPRLLESLNQDPTRWIRVKPEVDIEWLRERLRGQGVEIEPDRDLPDIARIVSGDSKATRTEEYQKGLYILQDKASALVSWVARPRDSVAVDPTAGAAVKASHMAWLGARYVVAGDVKPERIREARRTLSRLAVGHIIDLVAGDARQPYLRGFDVTVVDPPCSDIGRLQYEPEVKLWLTRGDIHYFRRLQLRIVSAVVEAALPGSTIVYSVCTLTRSETIWVIRRLLERHSDVEIVEPEPVLGEKPRRLPRSQRLLPHLHKTQGFFIAKLVKL; this is encoded by the coding sequence ATGGTTCTGCCAGAAGAGGTTGCAGCACGAATACTGTCAGAGACTGTGCGTCACCGCGCCTCCCTACGCGATACAGCAACGAGGTTCTTCTCGCGGAACCCGGAGCTGGACTATATGAAGCCAATAGTGAGGGTATTGACGCTAGGTGTGGCGCGGAACTATATGTTGCTAGACAAGGTGCTAGAGAGTTTAGGCTACGGGCCTCCTAGCCACTCGACGCGCTGGATGCTCGCAAGGATACTAGTCTACGAGGCGCTGAGCGATAAGCTCAAACCTACAAGGGCGCGAAAGCTGGCTCCTAGGGCCGGGTTAGATGCTGACAAGATACTCGAGCTGAGGGGCGCCGAGCCGCAGGAGTTCGTACGAGGCCTCGGCGGGGTCGAGAAGCTTAGCGTACTATACAGCTTCCCACGCTGGATGGTAGAGGAGCTGCTCGGAGCAGAAATTCCCGAGTTACCTAGGTTGCTAGAGTCGCTGAATCAAGATCCTACGCGCTGGATACGTGTGAAGCCCGAGGTAGACATCGAGTGGCTTCGTGAGAGGCTCCGAGGCCAAGGGGTTGAGATAGAGCCTGACAGAGACTTGCCAGACATTGCCCGCATAGTGTCGGGCGACTCCAAGGCGACTCGCACGGAGGAGTACCAGAAGGGTCTCTACATACTGCAGGACAAGGCCTCGGCGCTAGTCTCCTGGGTTGCACGGCCCCGGGATAGTGTGGCAGTAGACCCTACGGCTGGCGCTGCGGTGAAGGCGAGCCACATGGCGTGGCTCGGGGCGCGCTACGTGGTAGCAGGTGATGTCAAGCCTGAGCGTATACGTGAGGCTAGGCGCACGTTAAGCCGACTGGCAGTAGGCCACATAATTGACCTCGTAGCCGGGGATGCACGGCAGCCATACCTCCGCGGGTTTGATGTAACTGTTGTAGACCCGCCTTGCAGCGATATAGGCAGGCTTCAATACGAGCCGGAGGTAAAGCTCTGGCTCACCCGTGGAGATATACACTACTTCCGTAGGCTTCAACTCCGTATAGTCTCAGCAGTTGTCGAGGCAGCGCTGCCTGGTAGCACAATAGTGTATAGCGTCTGCACGCTAACCCGTAGTGAAACTATATGGGTTATAAGGAGGCTACTTGAACGTCACAGTGACGTCGAGATTGTGGAGCCGGAGCCGGTGCTAGGCGAGAAACCACGCCGCTTACCCCGGAGCCAGCGCCTACTACCGCACTTACACAAGACACAAGGCTTCTTCATAGCTAAGCTAGTCAAGCTATAG
- a CDS encoding nitrilase-related carbon-nitrogen hydrolase: protein MQARLGILQYMPGYSPRESGVRVRELLGSARVEADVVLLPEYANVYPAGVPAGELRRRAESLEESIFAEALEWAAVEYGVHVFSGFLERSGDCVYSSVVMVRPGGGVEVVYRKNVLFDALGYRESSVLCRGDKPPSLVEVAGLRVGVIVCFELRFPEMARSLALQGAELVLVPAAWYRGSGKEEQLRFLAQARASENTVYLAIASMTGPDFVGRSMLVDPMGFVVLDAGTREVYVEGMVDMDYLREVRRALPLLELQPVANQAMERALEEAESAEDERGN from the coding sequence TTGCAGGCTAGGCTTGGTATTCTCCAGTATATGCCGGGCTATAGTCCCAGAGAAAGCGGTGTACGTGTTAGGGAGCTGCTTGGCAGTGCTCGTGTTGAGGCGGATGTTGTTCTGCTTCCCGAGTATGCTAATGTCTACCCTGCGGGTGTCCCGGCGGGGGAGCTGCGCCGGAGGGCGGAGAGCCTCGAGGAGAGCATCTTCGCCGAAGCCCTTGAGTGGGCTGCAGTGGAGTACGGTGTCCATGTTTTCTCGGGGTTCCTCGAGAGAAGTGGTGACTGTGTGTACAGCTCTGTAGTCATGGTGCGGCCGGGTGGCGGTGTAGAGGTTGTCTACCGGAAGAATGTGCTCTTTGATGCTCTGGGCTACCGGGAGTCCAGTGTTCTGTGCCGTGGCGATAAGCCGCCCAGCCTGGTTGAAGTAGCAGGGCTCCGTGTTGGTGTCATCGTGTGTTTTGAGCTTCGGTTCCCTGAGATGGCTAGGAGCCTTGCTCTCCAGGGCGCTGAGCTGGTCTTGGTTCCAGCTGCCTGGTACCGTGGCTCGGGTAAGGAGGAGCAGCTTCGCTTCCTAGCTCAAGCCAGGGCTTCAGAAAACACAGTGTACCTGGCTATAGCCTCGATGACGGGGCCCGATTTCGTGGGGCGGAGTATGCTAGTAGACCCCATGGGTTTCGTTGTTCTTGACGCGGGAACTAGAGAGGTTTACGTTGAGGGTATGGTTGACATGGACTATCTGCGTGAGGTGCGGAGGGCGCTACCACTCCTTGAACTGCAGCCTGTAGCTAATCAAGCTATGGAGCGTGCTCTAGAGGAGGCCGAGTCTGCCGAGGATGAGCGCGGCAACTAA
- a CDS encoding nucleoside phosphorylase produces the protein MISLGRGEPVIKPEEWVNGSKSPCDGVLLAFWGTPLDIGKEILEDVEEVDLGGVPVLRSIKGIYRGKTICIVQLYFGAPASAMALELLIAMGAREFIVYGAAGAVHPSVRVYDIVVPTWGVREEGTSYHYLPPYVVPRPGQRITRILQHELGRTAERLRVKLHTGGVWSTDAIFRETRDKVQRYSSMGVLAVDMESTALMAIAMYRRVELGIALVITDELHGKEWGIKWNVHGDKERRIEREVVMAAIRTLSEA, from the coding sequence ATGATAAGCCTGGGGCGTGGAGAACCCGTCATCAAGCCCGAAGAATGGGTAAACGGCTCCAAGTCTCCATGTGACGGGGTTCTCCTCGCCTTTTGGGGCACACCACTCGACATAGGCAAAGAGATACTAGAAGATGTTGAAGAGGTGGATCTGGGAGGGGTACCTGTTCTCCGGAGCATAAAGGGCATATATAGGGGCAAGACTATCTGTATTGTACAGCTCTACTTCGGCGCGCCAGCCTCAGCCATGGCGCTAGAACTACTGATAGCTATGGGTGCTAGAGAGTTCATAGTCTATGGCGCCGCTGGCGCTGTGCATCCGAGCGTAAGGGTGTACGACATAGTAGTGCCAACATGGGGTGTAAGAGAGGAGGGAACAAGCTACCATTACCTACCCCCATACGTGGTGCCAAGGCCGGGCCAGAGAATAACCAGGATCCTACAACATGAGCTAGGCCGCACAGCCGAACGGCTGAGAGTAAAGCTACACACGGGCGGCGTATGGTCGACCGACGCAATCTTCCGTGAAACCCGGGACAAGGTCCAGAGGTACAGCTCCATGGGAGTCCTAGCCGTGGACATGGAGAGCACCGCACTAATGGCCATAGCCATGTATAGGAGGGTCGAACTAGGCATAGCACTCGTCATAACAGATGAGCTACACGGAAAGGAATGGGGCATAAAGTGGAACGTACACGGAGACAAGGAGAGGAGAATAGAAAGAGAGGTAGTAATGGCAGCTATAAGAACTCTATCAGAAGCTTAG
- a CDS encoding S8 family peptidase encodes MSLKTRIVASILLLAVLVSTSVMMPLTTAYAASSSVTLILRIDKAQFNSRAVEALGGKLIYVADLAPVAIVSVPGKAVGLLKKLPGVLHVSMDGEVKTLEVKVNAPPVGRGPAKSQPAETLPWGVDYIDAEKVWPLGINGFVDVNGDGDSEIEVAIIDTGVDRDHPDLAANIKWGISVLNGRITENFDDINGHGTHVAGTIAALDNDIGVVGVAPGVEVYMIKALNNGGMGQWSDLIIAIDMAVKGPDGVIDADGDGVIVGDPEDDAPEVISMSLGGPDPPPELHDIIKAAYDYGIVIVAAAGNEGADTPSYPAAYPEVIAVGAVDENGTVPDWSNRNPEVAAPGVDILSTYPDDTYETLSGTSMATPHVSGTVALIQAARLANGLPLLPPGTETDMDTSTIRGILHVTAVDAGAVGYDELYGYGIINAYEAVNAALQ; translated from the coding sequence GTGAGTTTGAAGACAAGAATTGTTGCATCAATACTGCTCTTAGCAGTATTAGTCAGCACGTCGGTTATGATGCCGCTAACAACGGCTTATGCTGCATCGTCGTCAGTTACATTGATTCTAAGGATCGACAAGGCTCAGTTCAACTCACGTGCAGTAGAAGCTTTGGGTGGCAAGCTGATATACGTAGCAGACCTAGCACCAGTCGCGATAGTAAGTGTGCCCGGGAAAGCCGTTGGCCTGCTGAAGAAGCTTCCCGGTGTACTGCATGTATCCATGGATGGTGAAGTAAAGACGTTGGAAGTTAAGGTAAATGCTCCTCCTGTAGGGCGTGGTCCTGCGAAGAGCCAGCCAGCAGAGACTCTACCTTGGGGTGTGGACTACATTGACGCAGAAAAGGTGTGGCCACTAGGCATAAACGGCTTCGTAGACGTCAACGGTGACGGCGACAGCGAGATAGAGGTGGCCATCATAGATACTGGTGTAGACAGGGATCACCCGGACCTAGCGGCCAACATAAAGTGGGGCATATCTGTGCTCAACGGTAGGATAACAGAGAACTTCGATGACATAAACGGTCATGGCACCCACGTGGCGGGGACTATAGCAGCTCTTGACAACGACATAGGCGTGGTGGGTGTTGCCCCCGGTGTGGAGGTATACATGATAAAAGCTCTCAATAATGGCGGTATGGGTCAGTGGAGCGACCTGATAATAGCCATAGACATGGCAGTGAAGGGTCCTGATGGTGTAATAGACGCTGACGGTGATGGCGTGATAGTGGGCGACCCTGAGGACGATGCACCCGAGGTAATAAGCATGAGTCTAGGCGGCCCTGACCCGCCGCCAGAGCTTCACGACATAATAAAAGCTGCCTACGACTACGGCATAGTAATAGTGGCCGCTGCTGGCAATGAGGGCGCCGACACTCCAAGCTATCCAGCCGCTTATCCTGAGGTAATAGCTGTAGGTGCTGTGGACGAGAACGGTACAGTACCCGACTGGAGCAACAGAAACCCAGAGGTGGCTGCTCCTGGCGTAGATATTCTCAGCACTTATCCCGACGACACTTATGAGACCCTAAGCGGTACAAGTATGGCAACACCTCATGTCTCAGGAACAGTGGCGCTGATACAAGCTGCCAGATTAGCAAATGGTCTACCGTTGCTACCGCCCGGCACGGAGACTGATATGGACACATCAACGATCAGAGGTATACTCCATGTGACAGCTGTGGATGCCGGAGCCGTAGGCTACGATGAACTATATGGTTATGGTATAATAAATGCCTATGAGGCGGTCAATGCAGCCCTACAGTAG
- the tpiA gene encoding triose-phosphate isomerase, which yields MGTVLLSSLHAYYTSRREASRNYKGVPVLAVNYKAYPSAFGETGLAIALTAEKLAEEYNGIVRFILAVPATEITRISESTDKVVVYAQHADPIEPGAYTGYLPLEALKEAGAKGTLLNHSEHRIRLSDIDVLVRRATQLGLETLVCADTPTAAAAVAILSPTIIAIEPPELIGTGVSVSKAKPEVVTSTIQLVRMVNPDVPILAGAGITTGEDAAAALKLGANGVLVASAVMKAQDPEAKLLELAEALAKAAEKS from the coding sequence ATGGGTACAGTTCTACTCTCATCGCTCCACGCGTACTATACATCCCGCAGAGAAGCATCGAGGAACTATAAGGGTGTGCCAGTGTTAGCTGTTAACTACAAGGCTTATCCCTCAGCCTTTGGCGAAACTGGGCTAGCAATAGCACTTACAGCCGAGAAGCTCGCAGAGGAATACAATGGTATAGTACGATTCATACTAGCCGTACCGGCTACCGAGATCACGCGAATAAGCGAATCAACAGACAAGGTAGTGGTCTATGCGCAGCACGCTGATCCGATAGAGCCTGGTGCCTATACCGGCTACCTCCCCCTAGAGGCTTTGAAAGAAGCAGGCGCGAAGGGTACCCTGTTAAACCATAGCGAGCATCGCATTAGGTTGAGTGATATAGACGTACTAGTCAGGCGTGCTACTCAGCTAGGCCTCGAGACGCTTGTCTGCGCAGATACACCAACAGCTGCAGCTGCAGTAGCAATACTATCTCCTACGATAATAGCCATAGAGCCCCCTGAACTAATAGGCACTGGAGTATCAGTCTCAAAAGCGAAGCCCGAAGTCGTGACATCAACTATACAGCTAGTGCGTATGGTGAACCCGGATGTACCAATACTAGCAGGGGCAGGCATAACAACTGGAGAAGATGCGGCTGCAGCCCTAAAGCTTGGCGCTAATGGCGTTCTAGTAGCATCAGCAGTAATGAAGGCACAAGATCCCGAAGCAAAACTCCTAGAGCTAGCTGAAGCTCTTGCAAAAGCAGCAGAAAAGAGCTAG